Proteins from a genomic interval of Streptomyces sp. Tu6071:
- the rpmA gene encoding 50S ribosomal protein L27, with translation MAHKKGASSTRNGRDSNAQRLGVKRFGGQVVNAGEIIVRQRGTHFHPGAGVGRGKDDTLFALDAGAVQFGTSRGRNVVNIVPVA, from the coding sequence ATGGCACACAAGAAGGGCGCGTCGTCCACCCGGAACGGCCGCGATTCCAATGCTCAGCGGCTCGGCGTGAAGCGCTTCGGCGGTCAGGTCGTCAACGCCGGTGAGATCATCGTCCGCCAGCGCGGCACCCACTTCCACCCGGGCGCCGGTGTCGGCCGCGGCAAGGACGACACCCTCTTCGCGCTCGACGCGGGTGCGGTCCAGTTCGGCACGAGCCGTGGCCGCAACGTCGTGAACATCGTCCCGGTCGCCTGA
- the obgE gene encoding GTPase ObgE, with the protein MTTFVDRVELHVAAGNGGHGCASVHREKFKPLGGPDGGNGGRGGDVILVVEQSVTTLLDYHHSPHRKATNGKPGEGGNRSGKEGEDLVLPVPDGTVVLDRAGNVLADLVGQGTSFVAASGGRGGLGNAALSSARRKAPGFALLGEPGDAGDLLLELKTVADVALVGYPSAGKSSLISVLSAARPKIADYPFTTLIPNLGVVTAGETVFTVADVPGLIPGASQGKGLGLEFLRHVERCSVLVHVLDTATLESDRDPVSDLDVIEEELKQYGGLNKRPRVVVLNKIDVPDGKDLAEMVRPDLEARGYQVFEVSAVAHTGLRELSFALGDLVARYRASKPKEEATRVVIRPKAVDDAGFTVTLEDNGIYRVRGEKPERWVRQTDFNNDEAVGYLADRLNRLGVEEALMKAGARTGDGVAIGPEENAVVFDWEPTMLAGAEMLGRRGEDHRLDPMRPAVQRRRDRQAERDEAQKQFEGFDPFGEL; encoded by the coding sequence ATGACCACCTTCGTGGACCGCGTCGAACTGCACGTCGCCGCGGGTAACGGAGGCCACGGCTGCGCCTCCGTGCACCGGGAGAAGTTCAAGCCGCTCGGCGGCCCGGACGGCGGCAACGGCGGGCGTGGCGGCGACGTGATCCTCGTCGTGGAGCAGTCCGTGACGACGCTCCTCGACTACCACCACAGCCCGCACCGCAAGGCCACCAACGGCAAGCCCGGCGAGGGCGGCAACCGCTCCGGAAAGGAAGGCGAGGACCTCGTCCTCCCCGTCCCGGACGGCACCGTCGTGCTCGACAGGGCGGGCAACGTCCTCGCCGACCTCGTCGGCCAGGGCACGAGCTTCGTCGCCGCCTCGGGCGGTCGCGGCGGCCTCGGCAACGCGGCGCTCTCCTCCGCCCGCCGCAAGGCCCCCGGCTTCGCGCTGCTCGGCGAGCCCGGCGACGCCGGTGACCTCCTCCTGGAGCTCAAGACCGTCGCGGACGTCGCGCTCGTCGGCTACCCGAGCGCGGGCAAGTCCTCGCTCATCTCGGTGCTCTCGGCCGCGCGCCCGAAGATCGCCGACTACCCCTTCACGACGCTCATCCCCAACCTCGGCGTCGTCACGGCCGGCGAGACGGTCTTCACCGTCGCCGACGTGCCCGGTCTCATCCCCGGCGCGAGCCAGGGCAAGGGCCTCGGCCTGGAGTTCCTGCGGCACGTCGAGCGCTGCTCGGTGCTCGTGCACGTACTCGACACCGCCACGCTCGAATCGGACCGCGACCCCGTCTCCGACCTCGATGTCATCGAGGAGGAGCTGAAGCAGTACGGGGGCCTCAACAAGCGGCCCCGCGTCGTGGTCCTCAACAAGATCGACGTGCCGGACGGCAAGGACCTCGCCGAGATGGTCCGCCCCGACCTGGAGGCGCGCGGCTACCAGGTCTTCGAGGTCTCGGCCGTCGCGCACACCGGGCTGCGCGAGCTGAGCTTCGCGCTCGGCGACCTCGTCGCGCGCTACCGCGCCTCGAAGCCGAAGGAGGAGGCGACGCGCGTCGTCATCCGCCCGAAGGCCGTCGACGACGCCGGGTTCACGGTCACGCTGGAGGACAACGGCATCTACCGCGTGCGGGGCGAGAAGCCCGAGCGCTGGGTGCGGCAGACCGACTTCAACAACGACGAGGCCGTCGGCTACCTCGCGGACCGGCTGAACCGGCTCGGTGTCGAGGAAGCGCTCATGAAGGCGGGTGCGCGGACCGGCGACGGGGTCGCCATCGGGCCCGAGGAGAACGCGGTCGTCTTCGACTGGGAGCCCACGATGCTCGCGGGCGCCGAGATGCTCGGCCGCCGCGGCGAGGACCACCGGCTCGACCCGATGCGCCCCGCGGTGCAGCGGCGCAGGGACCGGCAGGCGGAGCGGGACGAGGCGCAGAAGCAGTTCGAGGGCTTCGACCCCTTCGGCGAACTCTGA
- the rplU gene encoding 50S ribosomal protein L21, with translation MYAIVRSGGRQHKVAVGDIVEVDKISTANVGDTVELSTLLLVDGEAVTSDPWVLAGIKVVAEVVDHHKGQKIDILRYKNKTGYRRRQGHRQQYTAVKVTDIPTAAK, from the coding sequence GTGTACGCCATCGTGCGCAGCGGTGGTCGCCAGCACAAGGTTGCTGTCGGCGACATCGTTGAGGTTGACAAGATTTCCACTGCCAATGTGGGCGACACGGTCGAGCTCTCGACCCTGCTGCTCGTCGACGGCGAGGCCGTCACCAGCGACCCGTGGGTGCTGGCCGGTATCAAGGTCGTGGCCGAGGTCGTCGACCACCACAAGGGCCAGAAGATCGACATTCTGCGCTACAAGAACAAGACCGGCTACCGCCGTCGTCAGGGTCACCGCCAGCAGTACACGGCGGTCAAGGTCACTGACATCCCCACGGCTGCGAAGTAA
- a CDS encoding bifunctional glycosyltransferase/CDP-glycerol:glycerophosphate glycerophosphotransferase: protein MAPRLSVIVPVYDVEAYLPACLDSLRAQTFHDLEVIMVDDGSPDDSARICAEYAAEDSRFKLVRKENAGLGAARNTGAEHLHPASEFLTFVDSDDTVPPDAYRLMVASLEESGSDFVSGNVLHINSTRVWQSPMHRFLRDGSAKRTHVSENRRLLGDRTAWNKVFRRRFWEKHALAFPEGVLYEDTPVMVPAHFLAEAVDVIGEPTYHWRLRDGEGAPSITQRRTEVRGLRDRIAAVESVSKFLAARPEPEAKDLKLAYDRSVLTSDLRLFLTVLPDGDEEFRAEFIRGVNRFLNGVDPEIVLGMQSQPRLKWLLVRKHALTELVALLEAERQGDRGEVEGLLRKYASFPSVKGIGDLLPKKALRLDQDLKLWTSLREVSWRGGRLRLAGHAAIQRVSQPGKHSSVKVLAIQKVGSRRPLLIPMPNVHAPEATAASKTTDVNYDWSGWEADIDPRRLRKGDTWEEGVWRVGMAMTSGGLLRKRAISAKGPDSPGAPPYQWLDRDYRLLPFAEKGALRLRVERVRALVTGYREVDGSIAISGEIRVPVGAGEQVALRVTNRGTGEVLDYPVTVRPQPAADTYFEVFVPLADVALLPEYPRAEEPDATALAARRNWSTTLLVTAPDGTSRNLPTVVGAGLADAQFALSRGLAPGAEDYEVACQAGNNGYLKFSGRPLQARVTKVEWTGDRFVLHGSAPVPLDDAAFFVSARSRADEKRSELRLLPDGTFVASFAPGRMSGPNKNLPLPTGRWNFLLRIPGRALDIPFVIDRLAVERFPVVGTVDGNTFEFQARWYNFPQLNCLSDLDVGQQGPYHQARLRKDVYEAGRSLPLRDSVVFISFNGRQFSDSPRAVHEELVRRGSDLEQLWVVRDNQVELPDTVRPLRMWSKDWYEALARSRYIVTNAHLPHWIERRPGQVVVQTWHGTMLKKIGLDIEAPAFNPDYHEQLRAETKNWSLLVSANRFSTPILRRAMGFEGEILETGYPRNDHLHAPDKEKRAAEVRRALGLPEGKKVVLYAPTWRDNQAHRRGQFRLDLQLDLEDAERRLGRDHVVLVRRHSNVVDAVSGAGNGFVFDVSDYPDIADLYLVADILVTDYSSVMFDYANLQRPMLFFTYDLEHYRDVLRGFYFDFEREAPGPLIPDSDGLISAIRDIDTVRATYADRYRDFHERFCGLDDGQATGRVVDRLLRRGEELRHES from the coding sequence ATGGCCCCGCGCCTGAGCGTCATCGTCCCCGTCTATGACGTGGAGGCGTACCTCCCGGCCTGTCTGGACTCCCTGCGCGCGCAGACCTTCCACGACCTCGAAGTGATCATGGTCGACGACGGTTCGCCCGACGACTCCGCGCGCATATGCGCCGAGTACGCGGCGGAGGACTCCCGCTTCAAGCTGGTGCGCAAGGAGAACGCGGGTCTGGGCGCGGCCCGCAACACAGGCGCCGAACACTTGCACCCTGCCTCCGAGTTCCTCACTTTCGTCGACAGCGACGACACCGTGCCCCCGGACGCGTACCGCCTGATGGTGGCGAGTCTGGAGGAGAGCGGCTCCGACTTCGTCTCGGGGAACGTGCTGCACATCAACTCGACACGGGTGTGGCAGTCGCCGATGCACCGGTTCCTGCGGGACGGGTCGGCCAAGCGGACGCACGTGAGCGAGAACCGGCGGTTGCTGGGCGACCGGACGGCATGGAACAAGGTGTTCCGCCGGAGGTTCTGGGAGAAGCACGCCCTGGCCTTCCCCGAGGGGGTGCTGTACGAGGACACACCGGTGATGGTGCCCGCGCACTTCCTCGCCGAGGCGGTCGACGTGATCGGCGAACCGACGTACCACTGGCGGCTCCGGGACGGCGAGGGCGCCCCCTCGATCACCCAGCGCCGCACCGAGGTGCGGGGGCTGCGCGACCGGATCGCCGCCGTCGAGAGCGTGAGCAAGTTCCTGGCGGCACGCCCGGAGCCCGAGGCGAAGGACCTGAAACTCGCCTACGACCGTTCGGTCCTCACCAGTGACCTGCGGCTCTTCCTGACCGTGCTGCCCGACGGGGACGAGGAGTTCCGCGCCGAGTTCATCCGGGGCGTGAACCGTTTCCTCAACGGCGTCGACCCCGAGATCGTCCTCGGCATGCAGTCCCAGCCGCGTCTGAAGTGGCTCCTGGTCCGCAAGCACGCCCTCACGGAACTCGTGGCCCTCCTGGAGGCCGAGCGGCAGGGCGACCGGGGCGAGGTCGAGGGGCTGCTGCGCAAGTACGCGAGTTTCCCCTCCGTGAAGGGAATCGGCGACCTCCTGCCCAAGAAGGCCCTGCGGCTGGACCAGGACCTGAAGCTGTGGACGTCCTTGCGCGAGGTGTCCTGGCGGGGCGGGCGGCTGCGGCTCGCGGGGCACGCCGCGATCCAGCGGGTGAGCCAGCCCGGCAAGCACAGCTCGGTGAAGGTCCTCGCGATCCAGAAGGTCGGCAGCCGCCGCCCGTTGCTGATCCCGATGCCCAACGTCCACGCCCCCGAGGCGACCGCGGCCTCGAAGACCACCGACGTCAACTACGACTGGTCCGGGTGGGAAGCCGACATCGACCCGCGCCGCCTGCGCAAGGGCGACACGTGGGAAGAGGGCGTCTGGCGCGTCGGGATGGCCATGACCTCGGGCGGTCTGCTGCGCAAGCGGGCCATCAGCGCGAAGGGCCCCGACAGCCCCGGCGCGCCCCCCTACCAGTGGCTCGACCGCGATTACCGCCTTCTCCCCTTCGCGGAGAAGGGTGCCCTGCGCCTGCGCGTCGAACGGGTCCGCGCGCTCGTCACGGGATACCGCGAGGTGGACGGCTCGATCGCGATCAGCGGCGAGATCCGGGTGCCGGTCGGAGCGGGCGAGCAGGTCGCGCTGCGGGTGACCAACCGGGGTACGGGCGAGGTGCTCGACTACCCGGTCACCGTGCGCCCGCAGCCCGCGGCCGACACGTACTTCGAGGTCTTCGTCCCGCTCGCGGACGTCGCACTGCTCCCCGAGTACCCGCGCGCCGAGGAACCGGATGCCACAGCCCTCGCCGCGCGGCGCAACTGGAGCACCACGCTCCTCGTGACCGCCCCGGACGGCACCTCGCGGAACCTGCCCACCGTCGTGGGAGCGGGCCTCGCCGACGCCCAGTTCGCGCTGAGCCGGGGCCTCGCACCCGGCGCCGAGGACTACGAGGTCGCCTGCCAGGCGGGCAACAACGGCTACCTCAAGTTCAGCGGCCGACCGCTTCAGGCACGCGTCACCAAGGTCGAGTGGACCGGGGACCGCTTCGTCCTGCACGGCTCGGCGCCGGTCCCCCTCGACGACGCCGCCTTCTTCGTCTCGGCGCGCAGCCGCGCCGACGAGAAGCGGAGCGAACTGCGGCTCCTGCCCGACGGCACTTTCGTCGCCTCGTTCGCGCCGGGCCGGATGTCCGGGCCGAACAAGAACCTGCCGCTGCCCACGGGGCGCTGGAACTTCCTCCTGCGGATTCCCGGGCGCGCGCTGGACATCCCGTTCGTCATCGACCGGCTCGCCGTCGAGCGGTTCCCCGTCGTCGGCACGGTGGACGGCAACACCTTCGAGTTCCAGGCCCGCTGGTACAACTTCCCGCAGCTCAACTGCCTCTCGGACCTGGACGTCGGCCAGCAGGGCCCGTACCACCAGGCCCGGCTGCGGAAGGACGTCTACGAAGCCGGCCGTTCCCTCCCCCTGCGCGACTCGGTCGTCTTCATCAGCTTCAACGGGCGCCAGTTCTCCGACAGCCCCCGCGCCGTCCACGAGGAGCTGGTCCGCAGGGGCAGTGACCTCGAACAGCTGTGGGTCGTGCGCGACAACCAGGTGGAACTGCCCGACACCGTGCGTCCGCTGCGCATGTGGAGCAAGGACTGGTACGAGGCGCTCGCCCGGTCCCGGTACATCGTCACCAACGCGCACCTGCCGCACTGGATCGAACGCCGCCCCGGACAGGTCGTCGTGCAGACCTGGCACGGCACGATGCTCAAGAAGATCGGCCTCGACATCGAGGCCCCGGCCTTCAACCCCGACTACCACGAGCAACTGCGCGCCGAGACGAAGAACTGGTCGCTGCTCGTCTCCGCGAACCGTTTCAGCACCCCGATCCTGCGCCGCGCGATGGGCTTCGAGGGCGAGATCCTGGAGACCGGCTACCCGCGCAACGACCACCTCCACGCCCCGGACAAGGAGAAGCGGGCCGCCGAGGTGCGCCGCGCGCTGGGGCTGCCGGAGGGCAAGAAGGTCGTCCTGTACGCGCCGACCTGGCGGGACAACCAGGCGCACCGCAGGGGGCAGTTCCGCCTCGATCTCCAGCTGGACCTGGAGGACGCCGAGCGCAGGCTCGGGCGGGACCACGTCGTGCTCGTCCGCCGTCACTCGAACGTGGTGGACGCCGTGAGCGGGGCGGGCAACGGCTTCGTCTTCGACGTCTCGGACTACCCGGACATCGCCGACCTCTACCTGGTCGCGGACATCCTCGTCACGGACTACTCGTCGGTGATGTTCGACTACGCGAACCTCCAGCGGCCGATGCTCTTCTTCACGTACGACCTGGAGCACTACCGGGATGTCCTGCGCGGCTTCTACTTCGACTTCGAGCGCGAGGCGCCGGGGCCGCTGATCCCGGACTCGGACGGGCTGATCAGCGCGATCCGCGACATCGACACCGTCCGCGCGACGTACGCGGACCGCTACCGCGACTTCCACGAGCGCTTCTGCGGCCTCGACGACGGGCAGGCGACGGGCAGGGTCGTCGACCGGCTGCTGCGCCGGGGCGAGGAACTGCGTCACGAGAGCTGA
- a CDS encoding bifunctional glycosyltransferase/CDP-glycerol:glycerophosphate glycerophosphotransferase has product MSPVPPRLSVIVPVYDVETYLPACLDSLAAQTLREIEVIVVDDGSPDGSALIAEEYARRDPRFRLVRQENQGLGAARNTGIDAAHPEAEFLAFVDSDDMVPADAYRLMLASLDASGSDFATGNVRHIDSRRVWQSPMHRFLGTGAEQRTHVTRKQKLLTDRIACNKVFRKEFWTRHGLRFPVGVLYEDTPVIVPAHFLAEAVDIVSEPVYYWRMREGEAGPSITQRRTEPKAVRDRAAAVTEVSRFLAGRPEPEAARLRAAFDRNVLVSDLWAFLKVLPEGDDAYRAAFVRAANAFLDRVDPRTVHRLPAQARIKWLLVRKHETEALLGILAEERAGGRGRVHGRLRKYVSYESAPATGGPLPRRVHRIDRDLHLLASLRTLSWEEGGLRLTGHAWIDRIDQTGPLSAVKALALVEEGTGRRLVLPTRNVHCPEATVLSGRRQHTYDWSGFSHLLDPARLRPADGWRESVWRVGIVMAGGGLVRRRGLAAKGPDTAGNPPYQWLDEDHRLLPYSDHGVLRLRVERVRALVTGHRPLGEDALEIAGTLRSPLAEDDRLVLRLTNRRTGEVHELDAEVRRGAENTDYTVRVPLDVVALLPGTVAAETGETAEAGQEREDARAAADASGGTATADADLRPVPAPESGRPDSPSGTPTPVAASALLAARRAWSTSLVVIPATGPRRHYSTVVRDGLGDLQARLPASLAPGAENYEVALLSGSNGYLKIVGRALQARLTEVTWQDDTYTLRGSAPLELEGAGFVVKARDRFEEHAGEVRTLPGGRFEARFTPSRMSRRQRLPLASGRWNFFLRVPGQPLDVPLTIDRLSVPAFPVHGTADGRAYELQARWHDFPQLNCLSELRTHERGVYHQARLRRDVYEAGRAKPLRDAVLFISYNGKQYSDSPRAVHEELVRRGSDLEQLWLVRDDQAALPPTARKVRLWSEEWFDALARARYIVTNAHLPHWIERRPGQVVVQTWHGTMLKKIGLDIEAPAFNPDYHEQLRAETKNWTFLVSANRFSTPILRRSMGFDGEILETGYPRNDVLYAPDLAERAKEIRESLGVPPGKRVILYAPTWRDDDAHSQGRFRFDLKLDTERARAELGHDHVLLVRRHSNTVDGVTGAGDGFVLDVSDYPDISELYLAADILVTDYSSVMFDYAHLRRPMVFFTYDLEHYRDTLRGFYFDFERNAPGPLVRTTDELVSALRDIDRVTADYSERYQLFHEEFCDLDDGHATERLVERMLAEGASGG; this is encoded by the coding sequence ATGTCTCCCGTCCCGCCCCGCCTGAGCGTCATCGTCCCCGTCTACGACGTCGAGACCTACCTCCCCGCGTGCCTCGACTCACTCGCCGCGCAGACGCTGCGCGAGATCGAGGTGATCGTCGTCGACGACGGCTCGCCGGACGGCTCGGCCCTCATCGCCGAGGAGTACGCGCGGCGCGACCCGCGCTTCCGCCTCGTGCGGCAGGAGAACCAGGGGCTCGGCGCGGCGCGCAACACCGGGATCGACGCCGCGCACCCCGAGGCCGAGTTCCTCGCCTTCGTCGACAGCGACGACATGGTCCCCGCCGACGCGTACCGGCTCATGCTCGCGAGCCTCGACGCGAGCGGCTCCGACTTCGCGACCGGCAACGTGCGGCACATCGACTCCCGGCGGGTGTGGCAGTCGCCCATGCACCGCTTCCTCGGCACGGGCGCCGAGCAGCGCACGCACGTGACGCGCAAGCAGAAGCTCCTCACCGACCGCATCGCCTGCAACAAGGTCTTCCGCAAGGAATTCTGGACCCGGCACGGCCTGCGCTTCCCGGTCGGCGTGCTCTACGAGGACACCCCCGTCATCGTCCCCGCGCACTTCCTCGCCGAGGCCGTCGACATCGTCTCCGAGCCCGTCTACTACTGGCGGATGCGCGAGGGCGAGGCAGGCCCCTCGATCACCCAGCGCCGCACCGAGCCCAAGGCGGTACGGGACCGGGCCGCCGCCGTCACCGAGGTGAGCCGCTTCCTCGCCGGGCGCCCCGAGCCCGAGGCGGCCCGGCTGCGCGCCGCCTTCGACCGCAACGTCCTCGTCAGCGACCTGTGGGCCTTCCTCAAGGTCCTCCCCGAGGGCGACGACGCGTACCGCGCCGCGTTCGTCCGCGCCGCCAACGCCTTCCTCGACCGCGTCGACCCGCGGACCGTGCACCGGTTGCCGGCGCAGGCCCGGATCAAATGGCTCCTCGTGCGCAAGCACGAGACCGAGGCGCTGCTCGGCATCCTCGCCGAGGAGCGCGCGGGCGGACGCGGGCGCGTCCACGGCAGGCTGCGCAAGTACGTCTCGTACGAGTCCGCCCCCGCCACCGGCGGGCCGCTGCCCCGGCGGGTCCACCGCATCGACCGCGACCTGCACCTGCTCGCCTCGCTCAGGACGCTGTCCTGGGAGGAGGGCGGGCTGCGGCTCACAGGGCACGCCTGGATCGACCGGATCGACCAGACGGGCCCGCTGAGCGCGGTCAAGGCGCTCGCCCTCGTCGAGGAGGGCACCGGCCGCCGCCTCGTGCTGCCCACGCGCAACGTCCACTGCCCCGAGGCGACCGTGCTCTCGGGCCGCAGGCAGCACACCTACGACTGGTCCGGCTTCAGCCACCTCCTCGACCCCGCGCGGCTGCGCCCCGCGGACGGCTGGCGCGAGAGCGTGTGGCGGGTCGGGATCGTCATGGCGGGCGGCGGGCTCGTACGGCGGCGCGGGCTCGCGGCCAAGGGCCCCGACACGGCGGGCAACCCCCCGTACCAGTGGCTCGACGAGGACCACCGGCTCCTCCCGTACAGCGACCACGGCGTGCTGCGGCTGCGCGTCGAGCGCGTGCGCGCGCTCGTCACCGGCCACCGCCCGCTCGGCGAGGACGCGCTGGAGATCGCGGGCACCCTGCGCTCCCCGCTCGCCGAGGACGACCGACTCGTCCTGCGCCTCACCAACCGCAGGACCGGCGAGGTCCACGAACTCGACGCCGAGGTGCGGCGCGGGGCGGAGAACACGGACTACACGGTACGAGTGCCGCTCGACGTCGTCGCGCTGCTCCCGGGGACCGTCGCCGCCGAGACCGGCGAGACGGCCGAGGCGGGCCAGGAGCGCGAGGACGCCCGCGCCGCCGCCGACGCGAGCGGGGGCACCGCCACGGCGGACGCGGACCTGCGCCCCGTACCCGCGCCGGAGAGCGGGCGGCCGGACTCCCCGTCCGGCACCCCCACGCCCGTCGCCGCCTCGGCCCTCCTCGCCGCCCGCAGGGCCTGGAGCACGAGCCTCGTCGTGATCCCCGCGACGGGACCGCGCCGCCACTACTCCACCGTCGTGCGCGACGGCCTCGGCGACCTCCAGGCCAGGCTGCCCGCCTCCCTCGCGCCCGGCGCCGAGAACTACGAGGTCGCCCTCCTGAGCGGCAGCAACGGCTACCTCAAGATCGTCGGCCGCGCCCTGCAGGCCCGCCTCACCGAGGTGACGTGGCAGGACGACACGTACACCCTGCGCGGCAGCGCGCCGCTCGAGCTCGAAGGCGCCGGGTTCGTCGTCAAGGCGCGCGACCGCTTCGAGGAGCACGCGGGCGAGGTGCGCACGCTCCCCGGCGGGCGCTTCGAGGCGCGCTTCACGCCCTCGCGCATGTCCCGCCGCCAGCGGCTCCCGCTCGCGAGCGGCCGGTGGAACTTCTTCCTGCGCGTCCCCGGACAGCCGCTCGACGTGCCCCTCACGATCGACCGGCTCTCCGTGCCCGCCTTCCCCGTGCACGGTACCGCCGACGGCCGCGCCTACGAACTCCAGGCCCGCTGGCACGACTTCCCGCAGCTCAACTGCCTCTCCGAACTGCGGACGCACGAGCGCGGCGTCTACCACCAGGCACGCCTGCGCAGGGACGTCTACGAGGCGGGCCGCGCCAAACCGCTGCGCGACGCCGTCCTCTTCATCAGCTACAACGGCAAGCAGTACTCGGACAGCCCCCGCGCCGTCCACGAGGAACTGGTCCGCAGGGGCAGCGACCTCGAACAGCTCTGGCTCGTCCGCGACGACCAGGCGGCGCTGCCGCCCACCGCGCGCAAGGTGCGGCTGTGGAGCGAGGAGTGGTTCGACGCCCTCGCGCGCGCCCGGTACATCGTCACCAACGCGCACCTGCCGCACTGGATCGAACGCCGCCCCGGACAGGTCGTCGTGCAGACCTGGCACGGCACGATGCTCAAGAAGATCGGCCTCGACATCGAGGCCCCGGCCTTCAACCCCGACTACCACGAGCAACTGCGCGCCGAGACGAAGAACTGGACCTTCCTCGTCTCCGCGAACCGCTTCAGTACCCCGATCCTGCGGCGCTCCATGGGCTTCGACGGCGAGATCCTGGAGACCGGCTACCCGCGCAACGACGTGCTCTACGCGCCCGACCTGGCCGAGCGCGCCAAGGAGATCCGCGAATCCCTCGGCGTACCGCCCGGTAAACGCGTCATCCTCTACGCCCCCACCTGGCGCGACGACGACGCCCACAGCCAGGGCCGCTTCCGCTTCGACCTCAAGCTCGACACGGAGCGCGCCCGCGCCGAACTCGGCCACGACCACGTTCTCCTGGTGCGCCGCCACTCCAACACCGTGGACGGCGTGACGGGCGCGGGCGACGGCTTCGTCCTCGACGTCTCGGACTACCCGGACATCTCCGAGCTCTACCTCGCCGCCGACATCCTCGTCACGGACTACTCCTCCGTGATGTTCGACTACGCGCACCTGCGCCGCCCGATGGTCTTCTTCACGTACGACCTGGAGCACTACCGCGACACCCTGCGCGGCTTCTACTTCGACTTCGAGCGCAACGCCCCGGGCCCCCTCGTCCGCACGACGGACGAACTCGTCTCGGCCCTGCGCGACATCGACCGCGTCACCGCCGACTACAGCGAGCGCTACCAGCTCTTCCACGAGGAGTTCTGCGACCTGGACGACGGCCACGCGACGGAACGGCTGGTGGAGCGGATGCTGGCGGAAGGGGCGTCGGGGGGGTGA